One genomic segment of Thermoplasmata archaeon includes these proteins:
- a CDS encoding right-handed parallel beta-helix repeat-containing protein, producing MEGVENTSLDDVLTGIYGIAAGNMTIQYNDIAGIHQMGVELYRTADVTIARNRITDIPLGSSAVSIETAANVTIASNHFGPSGGGGVLFTYTNSAHIYHNNFYQISYSEGWNSGGNTGLVWDDGYPSGGNYWSHFAGTDRCSGGNQSVCTFPDGLGDSVYGGVGGYGGADRFPFVGAFPDPLVPKITIEESFFGPSNPLILALGIAVVGVVTVAVFIILRKRRKPPTEAVRTPPQQA from the coding sequence TTGGAGGGCGTCGAGAACACGTCCCTGGATGATGTCCTCACCGGCATCTACGGAATTGCAGCCGGGAACATGACGATCCAATACAACGACATCGCGGGGATTCACCAGATGGGCGTCGAGCTCTACCGAACGGCGGATGTCACGATTGCGCGCAACCGGATCACGGACATTCCCCTCGGATCTTCGGCCGTGTCCATCGAAACGGCGGCAAATGTGACGATCGCGTCAAATCATTTCGGCCCGAGCGGCGGCGGGGGTGTCCTCTTCACCTACACGAATTCGGCTCACATCTACCACAACAACTTTTACCAGATTAGCTACAGCGAGGGATGGAACTCCGGCGGGAACACGGGTCTCGTGTGGGATGATGGGTATCCGTCGGGCGGCAACTATTGGTCGCACTTCGCTGGAACGGACCGATGCAGCGGCGGCAATCAGTCCGTCTGCACTTTCCCGGACGGCCTCGGAGACTCGGTATACGGAGGAGTTGGAGGTTACGGCGGCGCCGACCGGTTTCCGTTCGTCGGCGCCTTCCCGGACCCGCTCGTCCCGAAGATCACGATCGAGGAGAGCTTCTTTGGCCCGTCGAACCCCCTGATCCTCGCGCTCGGGATCGCGGTGGTGGGGGTCGTGACCGTCGCGGTTTTCATCATTCTCCGCAAGCGACGAAAGCCGCCGACAGAGGCGGTTCGTACCCCACCACAACAAGCCTAG
- a CDS encoding FtsX-like permease family protein, with amino-acid sequence MPRRGLAGLFLCAALLGATWPTLAALPALPGRILAGDVYAITQGSGALSVNASLVENLTSQGWLVSPEILAPTTIEGEPVLARGADPATFLALEGLPGQAPVVGDRWAFAGEGLASRLGLRVGDSVTIVGSALPRIAFAQITGTYRTDTTANDELVVDFPTARILTGLGPRNFHSIRVRTTDVASLVAFLDRTGASVHVSGPGFAGADVHSEPTTDERITNIILRTGRGGAPRDYLSSAIGEAATSVRVVAYGIAALLGLLVAFGIHAVQARAFADRRPAVGVLRALGAGNGWMRRRILRETVPAALLASTLGTALGVGASLLVRPRGVLLVFGHSIPVSTDVSVFAAIVVAVVVASLASSLVLLGRAMKVRPTESIREQPAVEPPRSLEVVLRG; translated from the coding sequence ATGCCTCGCCGCGGCTTGGCAGGGCTCTTCCTGTGCGCGGCCCTCCTCGGCGCGACGTGGCCGACGTTGGCGGCGTTGCCGGCACTCCCGGGTCGGATTCTCGCGGGGGACGTGTACGCGATCACCCAAGGGAGTGGCGCCTTGTCCGTCAACGCGAGCCTCGTCGAGAACCTGACCTCGCAGGGGTGGCTCGTGAGCCCGGAGATTCTCGCCCCCACGACGATCGAGGGCGAGCCGGTCCTCGCGCGCGGCGCCGACCCGGCGACCTTCTTGGCGCTCGAGGGACTGCCGGGCCAAGCCCCGGTCGTCGGGGATCGGTGGGCGTTCGCGGGCGAGGGGCTCGCGTCGCGCCTGGGCCTCCGCGTTGGCGATTCCGTCACGATCGTCGGGTCCGCGCTTCCGCGCATCGCGTTCGCGCAAATCACGGGGACGTATCGCACGGACACAACCGCGAACGACGAGCTCGTCGTCGACTTTCCGACGGCGCGGATCCTGACAGGCCTCGGTCCGCGGAACTTTCATTCGATCCGCGTGCGGACGACGGACGTGGCCTCGCTCGTGGCGTTCCTCGACCGGACCGGGGCGAGCGTCCACGTGAGCGGTCCGGGGTTCGCTGGCGCCGACGTCCACAGCGAGCCGACGACGGACGAACGGATCACGAACATCATCCTGAGGACCGGCCGCGGGGGCGCGCCGCGGGACTACCTCTCGAGCGCGATCGGCGAGGCGGCGACGTCCGTGCGCGTCGTCGCCTACGGGATTGCGGCGCTCCTCGGGCTCCTCGTGGCGTTCGGGATCCACGCGGTCCAGGCGCGCGCCTTCGCCGACCGTCGCCCCGCGGTCGGCGTCCTCCGTGCCCTCGGCGCCGGCAACGGCTGGATGCGGCGGCGGATCCTCCGGGAGACCGTGCCGGCGGCGCTGCTGGCGAGCACGCTCGGCACGGCGCTCGGCGTGGGCGCCTCTCTGCTCGTCCGGCCCCGCGGGGTCTTGCTCGTCTTCGGCCATTCGATTCCCGTGTCGACGGACGTCTCGGTGTTCGCGGCCATCGTCGTGGCGGTCGTCGTCGCCTCGCTCGCGTCCTCGCTCGTCCTCCTGGGGCGCGCGATGAAGGTCCGTCCGACTGAATCGATTCGCGAACAGCCCGCGGTCGAGCCGCCGCGATCGCTGGAGGTGGTGCTGCGAGGCTGA
- a CDS encoding SDR family oxidoreductase, which translates to MRGTPPPAFADRVWIVTGANSGIGKTTALGLAHLGGTVVLACRDSTRGDLARLDIVRQTGNPHVALMLLDLSSQTSTRGFADEFQHTYPRLDALVNNAGVFRRERRTTVDGLEETFSVNYLGGFLLTHLLLEHLKASAPSRIVNVSSSAHNGGRIDFDDLQGERKYGGWRAYNQSKLAQVLFTYELARRLDGTGVTVNACHPGVIRTNLGRDDWPWIVNLFRPFFNSAERGAETPIYLATSPEVADVTGNYFVKQKPRASSRLSRDPGLARRLYEVSLDLARFRASPIGVRKEGLSFL; encoded by the coding sequence ATGAGAGGCACCCCTCCTCCCGCCTTCGCGGACCGCGTGTGGATCGTCACCGGGGCGAATTCGGGGATCGGCAAGACGACAGCCCTCGGCCTCGCTCACCTCGGCGGGACGGTCGTCCTGGCGTGTCGGGACTCGACGCGGGGCGACCTCGCCCGGCTCGACATCGTCCGCCAGACGGGAAATCCCCACGTCGCGCTCATGCTCCTGGACCTGTCGAGCCAAACCTCCACGCGAGGGTTCGCGGACGAGTTCCAGCATACGTACCCGCGCCTCGACGCGCTCGTGAACAACGCGGGCGTGTTCCGCCGTGAACGCCGAACCACGGTGGACGGCTTAGAAGAGACGTTCTCGGTCAACTACCTCGGCGGCTTCCTCCTCACGCACCTCCTGCTCGAACACCTCAAGGCGTCCGCGCCGTCGCGGATCGTGAACGTGAGCTCGTCGGCCCACAATGGAGGACGGATCGATTTCGACGACCTCCAAGGCGAGCGGAAGTACGGCGGCTGGCGCGCGTACAACCAGTCGAAGCTCGCCCAGGTCCTGTTCACGTACGAGCTCGCGCGCCGGCTCGATGGGACCGGCGTCACGGTGAACGCCTGTCACCCCGGCGTCATCCGCACGAACCTCGGCCGCGACGACTGGCCGTGGATCGTCAACCTCTTCCGCCCGTTCTTCAACAGCGCCGAGCGGGGTGCGGAGACGCCGATCTACCTCGCGACGTCCCCGGAGGTGGCCGACGTGACGGGCAACTACTTTGTGAAACAGAAGCCACGTGCGTCGTCGCGGCTGTCGCGGGACCCCGGGCTCGCACGTCGTCTTTACGAGGTCAGTCTCGACCTCGCCCGGTTCCGCGCTAGCCCCATAGGGGTGCGGAAGGAAGGCTTATCCTTCCTGTGA
- a CDS encoding NAD-dependent epimerase/dehydratase family protein: MEGRRIVVTGGAGFIGSHLIERLSGRNLVTVLDDLSTGSLQNLAAAPGEVHVKKGSILQPKVLAAAMKGHDVVYHLAAKTSVPESVKSPHDYWRTNVEGTMHVLKAAVDAGARRVVFASSAAVYGNAEADPKVETMRPSPASPYAATKMVGEFGCEEIASLNGIETVVFRIFNAYGPRQPTTSAYAGVIPTFCAAVAANRPIEIHGDGEQTRDFLYVGDLAEALELAADKSVAGETFNIGSGTATSVAEVANVLSGIAGAPVRATRREPRPGDVRHSRADIGKAATRLGFAPQTPLREGLEKTLAYYRTAAAAP, translated from the coding sequence ATGGAAGGGCGGCGAATCGTCGTGACCGGCGGCGCCGGTTTCATCGGATCCCATCTCATCGAACGGCTGAGCGGCCGGAACCTCGTCACGGTCCTCGACGACCTCTCGACCGGCTCGCTGCAGAACCTTGCGGCCGCTCCGGGCGAGGTCCATGTGAAGAAGGGCTCGATCCTCCAACCGAAGGTCCTCGCGGCGGCGATGAAAGGCCATGACGTCGTCTACCACCTCGCCGCGAAGACGTCCGTCCCGGAGAGCGTGAAGAGCCCGCACGACTACTGGCGGACCAACGTCGAGGGCACGATGCACGTCCTCAAGGCCGCCGTCGATGCGGGCGCACGCCGCGTCGTGTTCGCCTCGAGCGCCGCCGTCTACGGGAACGCCGAAGCCGATCCGAAGGTCGAGACGATGAGGCCGTCCCCCGCTTCGCCGTACGCCGCGACGAAGATGGTCGGGGAATTCGGGTGCGAGGAGATCGCCTCGCTCAACGGAATCGAGACGGTCGTCTTCCGGATCTTCAACGCATACGGACCGCGCCAACCCACGACGTCGGCGTATGCGGGCGTCATCCCGACGTTCTGTGCCGCCGTCGCGGCGAACCGGCCGATCGAGATCCACGGCGACGGAGAGCAGACGCGGGACTTCCTGTACGTCGGCGATCTCGCGGAAGCCCTCGAACTCGCGGCCGACAAATCCGTTGCGGGGGAGACGTTCAACATCGGCTCCGGGACCGCCACGTCGGTCGCGGAGGTGGCGAACGTCCTCTCGGGGATCGCGGGCGCCCCGGTCCGCGCGACGCGGAGGGAGCCGAGGCCGGGCGACGTGCGGCACTCTCGGGCGGACATCGGGAAGGCCGCCACGCGGCTCGGGTTCGCGCCGCAGACGCCGTTGCGGGAGGGCCTGGAGAAGACGCTCGCCTACTACCGGACCGCGGCGGCCGCGCCCTGA
- a CDS encoding type II toxin-antitoxin system VapC family toxin yields the protein MARPATAVVDASVVAKWFLPEADTESAVLLRARHVSGDLRLVAPDLLVYEVANALRYHPQVGSDRLAEHMDDLFAFELGLEPTSETSMTAAVRAAFRLGLSVYDAMYISLAERLDAALYTADESMLRASGPRGHHVRSVRER from the coding sequence ATGGCGCGACCTGCGACGGCGGTCGTAGACGCCTCCGTCGTCGCCAAGTGGTTCCTGCCAGAGGCGGATACCGAATCGGCGGTACTCCTCCGAGCGCGTCATGTGAGCGGCGATCTACGGCTGGTCGCTCCGGATCTCCTGGTCTACGAAGTTGCGAATGCCCTCCGATACCATCCGCAGGTGGGCTCGGACCGGCTCGCGGAACACATGGACGATCTGTTCGCCTTCGAGTTGGGGCTCGAACCGACCTCGGAGACATCGATGACGGCGGCCGTCCGAGCGGCGTTCCGGCTCGGACTTTCCGTCTACGATGCAATGTACATCTCGCTCGCCGAGCGTCTCGACGCGGCATTGTACACCGCGGACGAATCGATGCTGCGTGCTTCGGGCCCCCGGGGGCATCACGTGCGTTCCGTCCGCGAGAGGTGA
- a CDS encoding FtsX-like permease family protein: MARPILRLATRFTRRTRATAWAIGFACMVLVGALSLVDGLASGIGSVADRIGSGPAVYIRGSELLASAIDADEVATIPGDFLALRVHPAELEINGTTLSMTVVALESYRNGTATTAYPTGANDVSLDAGLRTRITELSSAPPGPTGSLTVFGRRLADLPIVAPPPSVPVIFADDWAYVRPALLAATDPVRGGPIQAILSEVPLDPSSIASHGLTRLETFGAIGFVRGSISEVQRSLAVLALVIAVVIGLLVYAAMSLEVHQRAAEIATLRSLGASPATVASVYEAQAILLAVAGAVLGSALGVVAAHAVVSFAPLLGLPNLVLLDAPINAVLLAFGISIPAAAVAGLVPSRRAAVQVAHRKGAGPS, encoded by the coding sequence ATGGCGCGCCCGATCTTGCGCCTCGCGACCCGCTTCACGCGACGCACGCGCGCGACCGCGTGGGCGATCGGCTTCGCGTGCATGGTCCTCGTCGGCGCGCTGAGCCTCGTCGACGGCCTCGCGAGCGGGATCGGGTCCGTCGCGGACCGGATCGGGTCCGGCCCGGCCGTGTACATCCGCGGGAGCGAACTCCTCGCGAGCGCGATCGACGCCGACGAGGTCGCGACGATCCCGGGGGACTTCCTCGCGCTCCGCGTGCATCCCGCGGAACTCGAGATCAACGGCACCACGCTGTCCATGACCGTCGTCGCGCTGGAGTCGTACCGCAACGGCACCGCAACGACCGCGTACCCGACCGGCGCGAACGACGTCTCGCTGGACGCCGGGCTCCGCACGCGGATCACGGAACTGAGCAGCGCGCCGCCCGGGCCCACGGGGAGCCTGACCGTCTTCGGCCGCCGGCTCGCGGATCTCCCGATCGTCGCGCCGCCGCCGTCGGTCCCCGTGATCTTCGCGGACGACTGGGCGTACGTTCGGCCGGCGCTCCTGGCTGCGACGGATCCGGTGCGGGGCGGCCCGATCCAGGCGATCCTCTCCGAGGTGCCACTCGACCCGTCATCGATCGCGTCGCACGGCCTCACGCGGCTCGAGACGTTCGGAGCGATCGGGTTCGTCCGCGGGAGCATCTCCGAGGTCCAGCGCTCGCTGGCGGTCCTCGCCCTTGTCATCGCGGTCGTGATCGGCCTGCTCGTCTACGCGGCGATGAGCCTCGAGGTGCATCAGCGGGCGGCGGAGATCGCGACGCTTCGGAGCCTGGGCGCCTCGCCCGCGACGGTGGCCTCCGTCTACGAGGCCCAGGCGATCCTCCTCGCGGTGGCGGGGGCCGTCCTCGGCTCGGCGCTCGGGGTCGTCGCGGCCCACGCGGTCGTCTCGTTCGCGCCGCTCCTCGGCCTCCCGAATCTGGTGCTCCTCGACGCTCCGATCAACGCGGTCCTCCTCGCGTTCGGGATTTCGATCCCCGCCGCGGCCGTCGCGGGCCTCGTGCCGTCGCGTCGCGCGGCCGTCCAGGTCGCGCATCGAAAGGGGGCGGGCCCATCCTGA
- a CDS encoding metal-dependent hydrolase, whose amino-acid sequence MTATFLLGHLGIGLGLAWLLAWRSPARVDYRLILFGAILPDLIDKPLGYALGLQTRLWGHTLLFLFTVLALGLVPAWRGSRFAGFGVATHLLLDQMWELPHVVWYPAYGWGFPATPFSADVWFEALLHDPYVQAGEIVGFAILVAFAWVHGIRSWSAVRAFVGHGTLPPRASGRDETNGDSHR is encoded by the coding sequence GTGACCGCAACGTTCCTCCTCGGCCACCTGGGGATCGGCCTCGGCCTCGCGTGGCTCCTCGCGTGGCGGTCCCCCGCGCGCGTCGACTACCGCCTCATCCTCTTCGGCGCCATCCTCCCGGACCTGATCGACAAGCCTCTCGGATATGCGCTCGGCCTGCAGACGCGGCTTTGGGGGCACACGCTCCTCTTCCTGTTCACGGTCCTCGCCTTGGGCCTCGTGCCCGCGTGGCGGGGGTCGCGGTTCGCCGGATTCGGCGTGGCGACGCACCTCCTCCTCGATCAAATGTGGGAGCTCCCACACGTCGTATGGTACCCGGCGTACGGCTGGGGGTTCCCCGCCACGCCGTTCAGCGCCGACGTCTGGTTCGAGGCGCTCCTCCACGACCCGTACGTCCAGGCCGGCGAAATCGTGGGGTTCGCGATCCTCGTCGCCTTCGCGTGGGTCCACGGAATCCGATCGTGGTCGGCAGTCCGCGCGTTCGTCGGCCATGGGACCCTCCCGCCGCGCGCTTCCGGCCGCGATGAAACGAACGGGGACTCGCACCGGTAA
- a CDS encoding DUF4386 family protein: MPRPSKGGNPTELEPRLASLCGIVFGILLVATFAVTFDFPGVPAQADATLAGYSSLRTAFLAGDIFLGLAAVLAIPYFVQLRNAYDGTDRLLVATATLFSIVGIVVTAAVFIGETIALDALSGAYATGGIARTAAVVAAQAAIGSGAVAIFGFLVLMAGVGLYGFLTSKGQPFPRWLGYLGIVAAILSLVGGLPVGGAYVAFVAGVVLFLGWLFITSGLLWRASGRKAST; encoded by the coding sequence ATGCCAAGGCCATCGAAGGGCGGTAATCCGACCGAGCTCGAGCCAAGGCTGGCCAGCCTTTGCGGAATCGTCTTCGGGATTCTTCTCGTCGCAACGTTTGCGGTTACGTTTGACTTTCCCGGGGTCCCGGCACAGGCCGACGCGACCCTCGCCGGGTACAGCTCCCTCCGGACCGCGTTCTTGGCCGGAGACATCTTCCTCGGGCTCGCCGCGGTCCTCGCGATTCCGTATTTCGTGCAGCTACGAAACGCCTACGACGGAACGGACCGTCTCCTCGTCGCGACGGCGACTCTCTTCTCGATCGTCGGGATCGTCGTCACGGCGGCGGTGTTCATCGGTGAGACGATCGCCCTGGACGCGCTGTCGGGCGCCTATGCCACGGGAGGGATTGCGAGGACGGCCGCCGTCGTCGCCGCCCAGGCGGCCATCGGTTCCGGAGCCGTAGCAATATTCGGCTTCCTCGTCCTCATGGCCGGCGTTGGACTGTACGGCTTCCTCACGAGCAAGGGGCAGCCCTTTCCCCGTTGGCTTGGATACCTAGGGATCGTCGCGGCGATCCTGTCCCTCGTTGGCGGGTTGCCGGTGGGTGGTGCGTACGTCGCGTTCGTCGCCGGGGTCGTCCTCTTCCTCGGTTGGCTGTTCATCACCTCGGGGCTCCTGTGGAGGGCTTCGGGCCGGAAGGCATCCACGTAG